The following proteins are encoded in a genomic region of Pyrinomonadaceae bacterium:
- a CDS encoding zinc ribbon domain-containing protein, giving the protein MESRYYPGVEADTIKLMTELRDLFDENFDLQTMQVSSTAILQARKSSTLRDITGLSAALTIKVTPESGGTRVEIGMQKWFDKAAVAAVALALSAGLLLALPALGAYWQYKLTEDAWKKIEAHITRKAGGYVPPMPGRCGTCGAAASAGSAYCSGCGANLRVGLSCPHCNAMQKDSTAKFCNSCGKSLTN; this is encoded by the coding sequence ATGGAAAGCCGCTACTATCCCGGAGTCGAAGCCGACACAATCAAGTTGATGACCGAGTTGCGCGACCTGTTTGACGAAAATTTCGATCTGCAGACGATGCAGGTCTCTTCGACCGCCATCCTGCAAGCGCGCAAGTCCAGCACCTTGCGCGACATCACCGGACTGTCAGCGGCGCTCACCATCAAAGTCACACCTGAGAGCGGCGGGACACGCGTCGAAATCGGGATGCAAAAGTGGTTTGACAAAGCGGCGGTGGCCGCCGTCGCGCTCGCACTGTCTGCCGGTCTGTTGCTGGCACTGCCGGCGCTCGGGGCCTACTGGCAATACAAACTCACGGAAGACGCTTGGAAGAAAATTGAGGCGCACATCACACGCAAAGCCGGCGGCTACGTGCCGCCCATGCCCGGTCGTTGCGGAACTTGCGGCGCGGCAGCGAGTGCCGGCTCTGCCTATTGCTCGGGCTGCGGCGCCAACCTTCGCGTCGGCCTCTCTTGTCCGCACTGCAACGCGATGCAAAAAGATTCGACCGCGAAATTTTGTAACTCTTGCGGAAAATCGTTGACAAACTAA
- a CDS encoding FtsX-like permease family protein → MGFFDILRLALRNLREAKLRATLTSMGVIIGVAVIVTMVSFGLGLQRNMLSRFRALDLFNEIRVMGKSVFTMAMSVDPKLGRDARPGERRGPSFRPNQEPTRILDDDAIAEIQKIPGVAYVEPDISFTVYVRCNGQVSPSQVAGTSVPNAASRFRTFAAGKMISSPDANEIVIDDVRAETCGYAKPEDAIGQTIEFLSTRSELSDDKSSADKTEESDEGGFSFFGLPLEEGEGPPANSIVAKRLTIAGVLGREKREGAAQGGAGGLMFNAGMYVPLPIARDWSAKHRDPMRETALALVRQSGQLNENQSEGYGSAVVRVSDPVALTEVRKQIHDKGFGSFSIVDQLDQIRTVFLIIDSVLGLLGGISLLVASFGIANTMIMSILERTREIGIMKAIGAEDREIKLIFFFEAAVIGLTGGVIGVLAAWAIEGIANRLAYRFVLKPQGASFVDFFSMPPYLWIGAILFALLISILAALYPAARAARIDPVWALRHD, encoded by the coding sequence ATGGGTTTCTTCGACATTCTTCGGTTGGCGCTTCGCAATCTTCGTGAAGCAAAACTGCGTGCGACGCTCACTTCGATGGGCGTGATCATCGGCGTCGCAGTGATCGTGACGATGGTTTCGTTTGGGCTCGGCTTGCAACGCAACATGCTCTCGCGCTTTCGCGCGCTCGATCTTTTCAACGAGATTCGCGTGATGGGAAAGAGCGTTTTCACGATGGCGATGAGCGTCGATCCGAAATTGGGCCGGGACGCGCGGCCGGGCGAGCGACGCGGGCCCTCGTTTCGACCAAATCAGGAACCCACGCGGATCCTGGATGATGACGCGATCGCCGAGATTCAAAAAATTCCCGGCGTCGCTTATGTCGAACCCGACATTAGCTTCACCGTCTACGTTCGATGCAACGGCCAGGTTTCTCCTTCACAGGTTGCCGGCACCTCGGTGCCGAATGCGGCGTCGCGCTTTCGAACTTTTGCGGCCGGTAAAATGATTAGCAGCCCGGACGCGAACGAAATCGTCATCGACGATGTGAGGGCCGAAACGTGCGGCTACGCCAAACCTGAAGATGCCATCGGCCAGACTATCGAGTTCTTATCAACGCGGAGCGAATTGTCTGACGATAAGTCGTCCGCAGATAAGACTGAGGAGAGCGATGAAGGAGGATTCAGCTTCTTCGGGCTGCCGCTGGAAGAAGGGGAGGGGCCGCCGGCGAATTCGATCGTCGCGAAGCGACTGACCATTGCGGGCGTGCTCGGCCGTGAGAAGCGTGAGGGCGCAGCGCAAGGCGGGGCGGGCGGATTAATGTTCAACGCGGGCATGTATGTGCCGCTTCCGATCGCGCGGGATTGGTCAGCAAAACACCGGGACCCGATGCGCGAGACGGCGCTGGCCCTGGTGCGGCAGAGTGGGCAACTTAACGAGAATCAAAGCGAAGGCTATGGCTCGGCGGTGGTGCGCGTTAGCGATCCAGTCGCGCTGACCGAGGTGCGGAAGCAGATTCACGACAAGGGATTCGGAAGTTTCTCGATCGTCGACCAGCTGGATCAAATTCGCACGGTGTTCCTGATCATCGATTCAGTGCTGGGACTGCTCGGCGGGATTTCTTTGCTGGTCGCAAGTTTCGGCATCGCGAACACGATGATCATGTCGATTCTCGAACGCACCCGCGAAATCGGCATCATGAAAGCCATCGGCGCCGAAGATCGCGAGATCAAACTAATCTTCTTTTTCGAAGCCGCTGTGATCGGATTGACGGGAGGAGTAATCGGGGTGCTGGCCGCGTGGGCGATCGAAGGCATCGCGAATCGTTTGGCCTATCGGTTTGTACTCAAGCCGCAAGGCGCTTCGTTCGTCGACTTTTTTTCTATGCCACCGTACCTCTGGATTGGCGCGATTCTGTTTGCGTTACTGATTTCGATTCTCGCCGCGCTGTATCCGGCTGCGCGCGCCGCGCGAATCGATCCGGTGTGGGCACTCAGACATGATTAA
- the ppk1 gene encoding polyphosphate kinase 1 — protein MQAITNVSLKDRLAAAEPARPKLSLAPAPEQRLLNRELSLIEFFRQVLDEARDERNPLLERLRFLTIFSNIVDEFFMVRVSGLKEEVEHGYVHPSPDGLTAAEQLEEIRNRLEPMFAAQMHSLRKEILPPLEEQGIVVATYDSLSRVEHERANEYFAQHVFPVLTPLAVDPVHPFPYISGLSLNFGIMVKANDSGDDDNGSFVRLKVPPLLPGLIQLFDEPKFVPLSDVIAANLGSLFPGMTVINAHTFRVTRDADIDIREDEAEDLLRALQKGLRKRRFGSPVRLEIEAGMPNEMAAYLMESIGVEPHDVYVVDGPLDVQEYNTLCDLDRPALKYPPLRTLIPAPLKEQKSIFDAIKRRDVMLHHPYTDYSVVIDFLRAAALDPNVVAIKICLYRTGAQSEIAEVLRQAGEMGKQVTALIELKARFDEENNIEWAQRLERAGVHVVYGLIGLKTHCKIGLVVRREGETLRRYVHIATGNYNPTSSSNFTDFGVFTADDAIGEDATEFFNYLTGYSKQKEYRKLLVSPVNLREKLNELIERETVHAKAGRPARIMAKMNRIADAHLIERLYEASEAGVSIDLIVRGICMLRPGVPGLSENIRVRSVVGRFLEHSRLMYFLNGGEEEIYLGSADWMVRNLDRRVEVVTPVEDPGFKKYLKDDVLQAYLRDNVNARELQPDGSYVRIAPASGVEAFDSQIYFEGFDLNS, from the coding sequence ATGCAAGCAATCACAAACGTTTCTTTGAAGGATCGACTAGCAGCAGCCGAGCCCGCGCGGCCAAAGCTAAGTCTCGCACCCGCCCCTGAGCAGCGATTGCTGAATCGCGAGCTAAGCCTGATCGAGTTCTTCCGCCAGGTATTGGACGAAGCACGCGACGAGCGAAATCCGCTACTTGAGCGACTTCGTTTCCTGACCATTTTTTCAAACATCGTCGACGAATTTTTCATGGTGCGCGTGTCCGGCCTGAAAGAGGAGGTCGAGCACGGTTATGTTCATCCGTCGCCCGACGGTTTAACGGCCGCCGAGCAGTTGGAAGAAATTCGCAACCGGTTGGAACCAATGTTCGCCGCGCAGATGCACAGTCTGCGCAAAGAGATTTTGCCGCCACTCGAGGAGCAGGGAATCGTGGTCGCGACTTACGATTCGCTGTCCAGAGTTGAGCACGAGCGCGCCAATGAGTACTTCGCGCAGCACGTGTTTCCGGTGCTGACGCCGCTGGCGGTCGATCCGGTTCACCCATTTCCTTATATATCGGGTCTGAGTCTGAATTTCGGAATCATGGTCAAGGCGAACGACTCAGGCGACGACGACAACGGATCGTTCGTGCGGCTGAAAGTGCCGCCGTTGCTTCCGGGTCTAATTCAACTATTCGACGAACCCAAATTCGTACCATTGAGTGACGTAATCGCCGCAAACCTTGGTTCGCTGTTCCCCGGCATGACTGTGATCAACGCGCACACGTTTCGCGTGACGCGCGATGCCGACATCGACATTCGGGAAGACGAAGCTGAGGACCTCCTTCGCGCTTTGCAGAAGGGACTGCGCAAGCGCCGCTTCGGTTCACCTGTCCGCCTGGAGATCGAAGCCGGCATGCCAAACGAGATGGCGGCCTACCTGATGGAGTCTATCGGCGTCGAGCCCCACGACGTTTATGTCGTTGACGGGCCCCTGGACGTCCAGGAGTACAACACCCTTTGTGACCTCGATCGGCCCGCCCTGAAGTATCCGCCGCTGCGCACGCTGATTCCGGCGCCACTCAAGGAGCAGAAGTCGATCTTTGACGCCATCAAGCGCCGGGATGTGATGCTGCATCACCCTTACACCGACTATTCGGTGGTGATCGATTTCCTGCGGGCCGCTGCCCTGGACCCGAATGTGGTAGCCATCAAAATTTGTTTGTATCGCACTGGTGCCCAATCGGAAATTGCTGAAGTGCTGCGGCAAGCCGGCGAGATGGGCAAACAAGTCACGGCGCTGATCGAACTGAAAGCCCGGTTTGATGAAGAGAACAACATTGAATGGGCACAGCGGCTGGAGCGTGCCGGCGTGCACGTGGTGTATGGCCTCATCGGGTTAAAAACGCACTGCAAAATTGGCTTGGTGGTGCGCCGCGAGGGCGAGACCTTGCGCCGCTATGTGCACATCGCGACCGGCAACTACAATCCGACGTCGTCTTCGAACTTCACAGATTTCGGTGTGTTCACCGCGGACGATGCGATTGGGGAAGATGCGACCGAGTTCTTTAATTATCTGACCGGCTATTCCAAGCAGAAGGAATACCGCAAGCTTCTGGTGTCGCCGGTGAATCTGCGCGAGAAGCTGAACGAACTTATCGAGCGTGAGACAGTTCATGCGAAGGCCGGCCGCCCCGCGCGCATCATGGCGAAGATGAATCGGATCGCGGACGCGCACCTCATCGAGCGTTTGTACGAAGCATCTGAGGCGGGCGTGTCGATCGATTTGATAGTTCGCGGCATCTGCATGCTGCGTCCGGGCGTGCCGGGTTTGTCGGAAAATATTCGCGTGCGCAGTGTCGTCGGCCGCTTTCTCGAGCACAGTCGTTTGATGTATTTCCTCAACGGCGGGGAAGAAGAGATTTATCTCGGCAGCGCAGACTGGATGGTGCGCAACCTGGATCGTCGCGTCGAGGTAGTCACGCCGGTCGAAGATCCCGGCTTCAAGAAGTATTTGAAGGACGATGTGCTGCAGGCTTACCTGCGCGACAACGTGAACGCGCGCGAGCTACAGCCTGACGGTTCGTACGTGCGGATCGCCCCGGCTAGCGGCGTCGAGGCCTTCGACAGCCAGATATACTTTGAAGGTTTCGACCTGAACAGCTAG
- a CDS encoding neutral zinc metallopeptidase has translation MRWRDRRESTNIEDRRGMSGGGKLALGGLGGCGTIVVLLLALLFGADPRQLLEQLPSTGSGGGAPATRPVNPQEEELRKFVGVVLAETEDAWTDVFKKIGRTYRKPTLVLFNDQVESACGVAGAAVGPFYCPGDEKLYIDLSFFQELRTKLGAPGDFAIAYVVAHEVGHHVQNLLGTMNEVNSARRRLSEGQANQLSVRVELQADFYAGVWAHYARNQGIVEEGDIEEALGAASAVGDDRLQQRGQGYVVPDSFTHGTSAQRAQWFRKGFETGDVRQGDTFSSGGY, from the coding sequence ATGCGCTGGAGAGATCGCAGAGAAAGCACCAACATCGAGGATCGCCGCGGAATGTCAGGCGGGGGCAAGTTGGCCCTCGGCGGCCTGGGTGGATGCGGCACCATTGTCGTGCTTTTGCTGGCGCTGCTGTTTGGCGCCGATCCGCGTCAGCTACTCGAGCAGTTACCGTCCACTGGTAGCGGCGGCGGTGCTCCGGCGACGCGACCGGTCAATCCGCAGGAAGAGGAGCTCAGGAAATTTGTCGGAGTTGTGCTGGCAGAAACCGAAGACGCCTGGACGGATGTTTTTAAGAAGATTGGCAGGACCTATCGCAAACCGACACTCGTGCTTTTCAACGATCAAGTCGAGTCGGCTTGCGGTGTCGCCGGCGCCGCGGTGGGGCCATTCTACTGTCCCGGCGACGAGAAGCTTTACATCGACCTTTCATTCTTCCAGGAGCTCCGGACAAAACTTGGCGCGCCGGGAGATTTTGCCATCGCGTATGTCGTGGCCCATGAAGTCGGTCATCACGTGCAGAACCTGCTCGGAACAATGAATGAGGTGAACTCGGCGCGGCGCCGGTTGAGCGAAGGTCAGGCGAATCAACTTTCAGTGCGGGTTGAGTTGCAGGCAGATTTTTACGCCGGCGTGTGGGCCCACTACGCGCGCAATCAGGGCATCGTTGAAGAGGGTGATATTGAAGAAGCTTTAGGCGCCGCCAGCGCCGTCGGCGATGATCGTCTGCAGCAGCGGGGGCAGGGCTACGTGGTGCCCGATTCGTTCACGCACGGAACCTCCGCACAGCGCGCGCAATGGTTTAGAAAAGGCTTCGAAACCGGCGACGTGCGGCAGGGCGACACGTTTAGTTCCGGCGGGTACTAG